The Xiphophorus couchianus chromosome 22, X_couchianus-1.0, whole genome shotgun sequence genome includes the window tttttatattCAGAATAATAAAAGTGACTTTTCCTCTTCTTACGTCTTTTGCTTCATTGATCCAATCGGTCCATCCAggtttgacctttaacctttgaaACTTCAGCAGCTGAAATGTCAGTTAATGATCGTGGATCATAAAGCAACCAGCAGGTGGCGATGCTGCGCCTCTTCCTCAGACCTCCTCCTACGCTCGGCTATCCTCGGCTCCTTTCGGCTCCTCTCCAGCCACAGCAGCCAGTCGGAAACGCGCAGCAGCGTCGCGGCTCCGCGGCTCGTCTTGCTTTTCTCCCCGCCGTCCAGCCCTCCGGTGCGGCTCTCCCCTCTAGCCCGCAGCCCAGCGGCGGATCCTCGGCCTCTGTGACGGCCGGCCACGGCGCGCAGCGCGGCGGAGCCTGAACCCTTTCCGGCTCTCCTCCTCCGCGGCGGAAAACCCCGGACGGAGGCCCGCGGTGTGCGCTCCTCCTCCCGCAGGCCTTCGGCCCGGACTCCCGCCTTTCTGCTGAAAAATGGACGGCTTCACCGGAAGTTTGGGTGAGTACGGGACCCAACGCACccagaaccgaaccgaacctGCTCACCTGCTCGTGCATAGGTAGGAAGGTGAGGGCCGCACGCGCCTCTGGCGGGTTTACACGTGTCACTGCTGTTTGTTTCAGGAAGAGGCTGCACCGCCCCTCTGGCCGCTGCAGGGCCACAAAACCAACACCTCCACCCGCAGGAGGGTGTACAGAGTCCAAACCTGCCAGAACCGGGTTCTGGTGTGGTCCCAGCTGGGTGCAGCTAGTTCAGGTAGCTGAACCTGGAGGAACAGAATTGTTTCTAGTCTCCCAAGTCCAGCACAATACAGGTCCAACCGGGTCCAATGGCCCAGTAGAAACCAAGGGCAGCAGTGGTCCTCAGTTGGTTCTGGTGCCCCAGGTTGGGCCACACATAGTCCTCTACTGGAAGCTGATTGGACAATCCATTAGTGCAGGAGTGTCCAACTCcagtcctgcaggttttaacTGAGCCTCAGGTACAAACGGCTTCATCAcctcagttctccagaaccttcacGCCCTCATTGTTCTGTCCAGGTgaagcagaggctcatctaaaggTTTCAGGGCAGCGggcctccaggactggagtttaacCCCCGAGTCTTAgtgttttggttctgatccaatcCACTGCTCCGTTCTGCTGGTCCCGTTTCATCTTGTGAACACGGGATCAGTTCACAGGGTCGGTTCCCCTCTAGGGTTCTGTTCCTCTTGGGTTTTGGTTCCCTGATGGGTTTTATTAAAGTAACTGGGTCAGAACTGGTTTCAGATCTGTCCAGGTCCTGTCGGATCAGAACCTGTGACCGGGTTCAGGTTGGATCCTCAGCTCTTCTGCAGGCTGTTAATCACCCtcagattcaatccaggtgtggcagaagggaaacatgcaggggttaaaggtcacagtGTAGGGAATACCCCCCCCAGGTGTTCTGATACTTGGAACCATCTAATGGGcctttggttctggttgtgaTGCTGCGGTTCTGAGCGGGTTCTGGTGTCTGTGCAGACGACAGCATGTCGGCGACCAGCGTCTCCGACGTCAACGACCGTCTGTCTGCGCTGGAGCTGCGCGTCCAGCAGCAGGAAGACGAGCTGACGGTGATGAAGGCGGCGCTCGCCGACGTGCTGCGCCGCCTCGCCGCGTCTGAGGATTCTGGGGCCAACAGGAAGCAGCACGGAGCCAAAGGTAAGGCGCTTCCACCTGTTGCCATGGATACAGGCTGCAAGGCGCGGTCACCAGCTACGCTGCACCCTGCAGGCGGCGCCGCCATGCGCGAAGCCTCGTCTCTGTCCTGCATCGCCAACGGCGGCACGCCCGGACGCAAGAGAGACTCCGCCTCCGTCACCAGGAAGGAGACGGTGTCTTCGGCCGCCAAGAGGTAAGAACCCACCGGGTCAGCACTGGGCccggcagaaccagaaccgaccAGAGGGCAGTAGAAACTTTAGAACCAGAGCagacccgaccagaaccagagtaGAGCCCATCAGAACCGAAGCTTGGCGCTCTCTCATGGTCCCGGTTCTGTTCACAGCGgctcagagaagaagaaggaggcgAGCGGTCAGCGCTCCCACATGGAGGAGATCCAGGAGCATGAGGAAGCTCCGCCCCTAAAGGAGCCGTCACCCAATCACTCGTCCCCCATCCTGTCCCACCTCCCCCAGAGGTCGGCCCCGCCCCCTGACTTTGCCAAAGGCCACGCCCCTAAAAGGTTCCACTTCCTGATTTGTCGGCTGCATCTGACCTGTTTTCCTGCTGATGCTGCTCTGACCTCTCCTACTAACCCGTCTCTGAGGCTTTCCCTGCACCTGATTGGCTGAGGGTATTCTTGATCAGCCAATCAGGTTTAAGAGTGGAAGGAACTTTGAAACTGCCTTAATGCAGGAGCTGCAGCCCTGACTGCTGTTCTGCTTATTTCCTTATTACTGGGTACTTTAACCTGCTAACCAACTACAACCAGCTAACTGTAACCAGCTAACTCCCTACAAACTGTAACCTGATAAAGAACTCACCAATTAACTATCCTGCTAGCCAACCTGTGACCTACAAACTGCTAACTGACCTGTAGAACCCAGGTCACTGGCTTCTAACTAGCACAGAGGGGTATTGTCTGCATGGtctgtttccatagcaacaaaCGCTACATAATGTTCTGTCTGATCTCCTCAGGCTACCTTAACCCTTTCAGTCCGCCTTAAGCATCTTCCTCCAGGCTCTTCTCTGATTCTTCTTCACTGCTGAAATGAGCTGAAGGTGTTTGAAATGAAACCTTTCACTCCTCACCTTGATCCTGCCTTGCTTTTAACTCCTCCCCCACTGGCTCCTCCTCCTCTAACTCCTCCCCCTCCGGGTTCTCACTGCGTCTCCTGGTGCTTTGGGTGTTTGTGAGGCAGGAAGTCTCTCTGTTGTTTCTGAGTCAAAGCTTTGACATTTCAGCGtcaatgaataaaaaagtgATGATGAATCTGATGAGAGTTCAGTGATTCCTGCTgctcactctgtgtgtgtgtgtgtgtgtgtgtgtgtgtgtgtgtgtgtgtgtgtgtgtgtctccagaGGTCCCAGCGTAAAGCGGTCTTCAGGAATGGAGCGATCCCAGAGCAGCAACTGGGATTCAGCAGAGAAGAACCGGAACAAGCTGGTGAAGGCAGCATCTACCTCCAAGCTGCTGGCCAAAGTGGTGAAGAACGCAGACAagtacaacacacacacacacacacacacacacacacacacacacacacacacacacacttgggGTTTAATAACCCAGCTGAGATTACTTGAGAACCTGTGAGTGTCGGGTCCGATTAGGGAGGAGAGTAATGAATGTTTCCTGCTCTTTCAGGCACAAAGACCCGGTGGTCAGCCAAGGTAGGTTGTCCTTCCTCGCCAAACACACCAcacccatcatcatcatcattatcgtCATCATCACTGTCTACCAGCCAATAGGAATCCAGAGGGTCCAGATGTTTTCCGGCCTGTAGTCTGTCAGACgccatgttgttgttgttgttgttgagtgACCATGTGACCATGTCTCTGTCTCAAACCAGCCAAAATGTCGACCCGAGAGAAAAACATCCTCGCTGGTAAGTTCAGCTGAAGCCCGCTAGCTGGCTAACAGAAAGTGtaacacttcctgtttctgaacCAATCACCTCCTTCTGTGTGCTTCCATTGTCTGGCTCACTCATCCATCTGCTGATGTCACTGTTTGGCCCCGCCTCTTCCTTGTTTATAGAATTGATCTGCAAGAAAAATCACCCTGATTGGAGCCTGAACTTTTTCAAAGCTTCACAGCGAATCAGATCAGTTCCTTGTGTTCAAATCAGGCCAATCACAGGCCTTCTGTGCCTGTGATTGGCAGAGAAGGTACCGCTGTACCTTGATTGGTACCTCTGCAGGGACGGCTCGGAATATCCGAGTTGTTTTTATTGGCGACTCAGACTAAAACGGCCTAAAGCTCCTTCTGGGTGACTTTACCTCACCTGTCTAAAACCTGCCCCTCACCTGTCTCCAAGGCTTACCTGCTTCTCACCTGCTCTGGGTTTGGGGTTGGTTTTTTCCTCCTGGGATTCTGTCAGCAGAACCTTCGGGCTCCTACTTGAGGTTCTGGTCTGACCGGTTCTGTTACAGCAATGGCCCATCGGACCCAAACCTCggttctgtttgttgtttcagaGGGAAACTCTATCAAGATGTTCATGCGAGGTCGACCAATCACCATGTTCATCCCTTCAGACGTGGAGAACTACGACGACGTCCGGGCCGAGCTTCCTCCAGAACGACTCAAGCTGGAATGGGTGTATCCTTCCGACCAGTTGGAGAACCAGTACCACCAATTAGACTAATAGAGCCCCAGATGGAGCCCAGTAGAACCCCAGGCGGTCCAGTAGAACCATGAGTGATCCAGTAGAAGCTCAGGTGCGGTTCCGGTGCTCCTTGACCCTCTGCAGGTACGGGTACCGCGGTCGGGACTGCCGGGCCAACGTCTACCTGCTTCCCACTGGAGAGATCGTCTACTTCATCGCGTCCGTGGCGGTTCTGTTCAGCTACGAGGAACGGACCCAGAGGCATTACCTCGGACACACCGACTGCATCAAGTGGTGAGGAACGCTCGGCGTCGCTTCCTGCTCCGCCATtggctgctgctgttggtgaTGTCATCGCTCTCTGTCGACAGTCTGGCCATCCATCCGGACAAGATTCGGATCGCCTCCGGACAGATCGCCGGAGTGGACAAAGACGGACGGGTGAGCAGAACCGGTTCCGTTCCCAGAATGGGAAGGTTCTGTTGAGGGAACCAGCAGATTTTAGTTCTCAGCACAATGtgcagtgatggcatagttaatttgaaaaagaaactttaatctgattactcctagaaaaagtaacttagattaCAAGTAAcctttttagttactttcagcatcTGCTGACAACAACCTTCCTCCAATCAATGTCAAATTACACTGAGTTTTGCCAATACTTGTGTAATCgccatttattttataaacatcAACAATTTGTCTCATTGTTGAACCATTAAACAATAAATCGTTTCATGGTTACAACAGtcaaaaaaaacctttagtcATTTTTGCGTGTTTTTCTTAGTTCCACTATTGTCTGTAAAACTCTAGATAGGATTTTAGAGCCCCCTTGCAGCCCCCTCTGTGTTACGGCCCTGCTGGCTCCACCAATCAGATGGCTGCACAGATtagtgacacttatcttaacaTTAATGATTAGAATGACGTTCAgttgtgtaactttacaaactcGTTCGTtggtggctgttttcacgtttattgatCTGTTCATGTTAGTCTCCATGTTTAAAGTTTTCTATATGACCTGTGACGTCATTCACAGGTCATATAGAAATTATTACATTAATACATATTCATATTACCTGGACATTAACAAAGATATTTGGACGGATCATCcaggaaatgatggacagggagaatCCGACTGAAACGACCTGGATGTCAGTCAAATTCTGGGGTTTATTGAGTCTCTGCTTATTTCTAAATGAGCAGCTTCACCTTCAAAAACAAGCCCAGAAAACCAAAccgactcattaaatttgcaagtgactttagaaaaaacaagcccaaagtcGCTTATAATAATTGGACCTGAtgacagaaacaaatcaaaatcaaatgcaggttgcatcaaaataaacaaccaCCAGTTGCTTAGGCCTGTCGATAAACGGTAAGTTAATCGTACgagaaattaaaactatcgacgtcattttaattatcggcattatcgtctcttccggcctttttctctttctgttgatgacactgaatagaaaaaaaggctcaactccggtgctctccactgacctctgacctcatttccttagtgtaaagcccagagcacactacacgatcttagagcagtcggccgattgtcggcccattttcaaaacctgacagaccacacattagccgacagaaatcctaggtataacagTTCGATCatgttcgttcctgccgtgtggtgtccaacaatgggcacaaaataatggctacaagttcagtgaactaattttaaaaccaggcattaatcaatgctttactacaatttacctgcaatgcatgtggctagtgtcagcgtaaagtcctgactgagtgaaaatcattagaacctgtttacgtcacgttaacgaagaacagctgaaaagttaccgggtttatcaactgcggtaacaatttagctccaactcctcctcttgtcatttctatattctttgcatgttgaataaacattaatgttgtttccacatatcatctccgatgtccgTTGGACTTCGGGTTAAACACGAGgggaatccgcgctttctgattggctgcctgtcacattcaacaggttgagttaagatcccagtcggagaaaacccctgatttagatcggagcggcaacgacgatctaccgtaacacaccacacaaccTTAggaagaccaacgttttaagattgttgtatggggaaaaataggagcaaaaatcatgtagtgtgaactattgcatcaggtagtcgatgtgcccatcttctctatttaaatctgattattactgaagggcaacataatatacagacttcataatctgcactcttttggttgaatgcagtatttatttccactttggctttatgttgtttagtttttatcaagtacattttttgttaatggagactgagaatccattttgtttttggttgtttagtttattttgtttatcagctccagtgttaaatattcttttgaaaataaagtgtatctatctttggcaggaaatcacatgcattattacatcatttccattaaatcagtgtaaaaagatcttcaaacaatattatcgtttatcgcaataatttttgagacaattaatcgctcagcaaaatttactatcgtgacaggcctagtgtTGCTGAATCAAAACGTCCTGATAGCATagctagctgattaatgctggttctgattggttggttctgactgagctgagtaattctgcagaacacaggGAGGAGATAgattattatgtatttatttattcataaattctCTCTCATGTTTGgacatatttaaagttttaatatgtgaaatctgtgttgttgttgtttacgcTGCGGCTTTAAGCAAACGTCCCGGGTGGAGCAGAAATGACGCTCCGTCTGTGAAAAATCCCCACCAGTTGAACAGCgagagcagaaccagcgtcTCGCTCCGCAGCTCCAAggcttgaattatttttcaggCTATTTGTTCAGCTTTCTGACAGTCAAGCTAATCCGGGGAGTGTTGCTAGCTGTGCTGCTCTACCTGCTGTCTGGATCCGGTTGTCATTTTTTCCTTATGTTGAGCCTCCATGCAGCCAAACTCAGtcaagttcttgttttttttcctcctctccacttggtcttttgtggctctagtgtcccttatatgaaagtaggctgacaggagaggcgggaagacatgcggcaaatgtcgccgggtccggggaTCGAACCCGCGCCgaccacgtcgaggactcaaggcctccaaacgtgggtggCGCCGTCCCCTACGCCACCGCAGCACGCCCCcaagttcttgttttttaaatatcatattagatttgttgtgttgatgcattgTGACGTCATTTTCCGCCGCAACACGCCAACGTCCCCGTTCACTCAGAGCGTTAAAGTTTCACACGACAGGATTTGTTGCTGCGCAGCGAGaaggaaacaggaaaccagCTGCAGGCTGAGAATGAGACGCAGGTGATCAACAAGAGATGCTGATCGATCACCGATCATAAACTTTTTCACGGAAATCAGACGATTATGATCGGAAGGGCTAGTGTGTGTTGAAACGAACAGAACCGTTTGAACGGGTCGGGTCAAAACTCAACCACCAAAGACGCTGGAGTCTGGTTGGGACCTCGACCTCTGAATGTTGAACCTggctggttctgactggttcttTGCGGTCCGTTTCAGGCGCTGCAGCCTCATGTCCGGGTCTGGGACAGCGTCAGCCTGTCCACCCTGCAGGTCATCGGTTTGGGAACCTTTGAACGCGGCGTCGGGTCTCTGGCGTTCTCCAAAGCGGTGAGTGTCCATCAGGAGGCGGCCATGATGCACATTCTGGTTCTGTAGAACCTTCCTAACGGGTCTCTGTGTTTCAGGACTCGGGTCAGCACCTGAGCGTCATCGATGACTGCAACGACCACATGTTGACGGTTTGGGACTGGCAGAAGAAGTCCAAGATCGCAGAGATCAAGGTGAGCTGGTTCTGACTGGGTTCTCCCGGGTCTGCAACCGGTACTGGCTGGGGTGTTCTGGTCCCTGGTTCTGACAGGTCTGGACCCGGTTCTAAGTGGTACCCGTTGTTTCCTTACAGACGACCACCGACGTGGTTCTGGCCGTGGAGTTCCACCCGACCGACCCGAACACGATTGTTACCTGTGGGAAGTTCCACATCTTCTTCTGGGCCTGGAACGGGAACTCGCTGCTGCGCAAGCAGGGACTCTTCGGGGTGAGcagaacccaacagaacctTTTGGACCGCCCGCCTTATTACTGGCTAAAGGGATTCTGCACTGAGCTGCAGCTCATGATCCCAGTagaaccagtaaaaccagtagAACCCTGAGTGACTGAAAATCATCTGGCTGAGAGGAAAACCTTCAGTTTAGAGCCAGAAAATAACTTTGTTCTAGAAACGGACCAGTGGCAccaaactggttctggttccggtgaCCAACTGGTTGGTTCAGTTGGACAGAACCTTCAGTAGTCTGGTCACATGATCCAACATTTCCTCTTCTGTGGTCAGAGTCACGACCGGCCCAAGTTCATCCAGTGCCTGACCTTCCGGAGCAACGGCGACATCGTGACCGGAGACTCGTCCGGACAGCTGCTAGTCTGGACCCGGAACTCTGCCGAGGCGCCCACGGGCAAGGCGCCGCAAGGTGAGAGGAGGACGTCATCAGACCTGAGCTTCATGTCTGACCATTTGATGAGGTCCAAGTGTCGGCTCAGACACtcactgctgtgtgtgtgtgtgtgtgtgtgtgtgcgcagcCTTCCAGATGAGGACCGACCTGCGGCCAATCGAAGCTCATGAGAAAGGAGTTTTCTGCATGTGCGACATGCGGAGCGGCTCGCTGCTGACCGGAGGAGGAAAAGACCGCAGGATCGTCCTGTgggaccagcagctgcagcttgaCCGCGACATcgaggtcacacacacacacacacacacacacacacacacacagagagacggAGCTTAACCCCCCATGTGTTCTCAGGTCCCGGATCAGTACGGGAACATCCGGGCGCTGGCGGAGGGAAAGGGGGACGAGTTCCTGGTCGGGACGTCCAGAAACTTTGTCCTCAGAGGGACCTTCAACGACGGCTTCCAGGTGGAGGTCCAGGTGAGGTCACATGACGACATGACATCACAGAAGGGACCTGTGGTGCGTTCagggtctctctctctttctgcggTGCGTTCAgggtctttctctctctgcggTCTGTATAGGGGTTTTTTCCCCTGTGGTGCATTGagggtctctctctctccacggTGCGTACAGGGTCTCTCTCTCCGCGGTGTGTTCAGGGTTTTTTTCACTCCACGGTGCGTTCAggctctttctctctttctctctccacgGTGCGTTCAggctctttctctctttctctctccacgGTGCGTTCAggctctttctctctccacGGTGCGTTCAGGGTCTCTCCGAGGTCTGtatagggttttttttctctgtggtgCATTCagggtctctctctctctgcggTGCGTTCAGGGACACACGGACGAGCTGTGGGGTCTGGCCGCCCACCCCAGCAGGGAGCAGTTCCTGACCTGCGCTCAGGACCAGATGGTTTGTCTCTGGAACTCTCTGGATCACAGCCTGCAGTGGAGCCGCACTCTGGAGGTGAGGGGGCGGGACTTGTGACTGGGGCCTGCTGATTGGTTGGAGGGCTGAcgggtgtgttgctcctgcagGAACACGGACATTGTGCAGAGTTCCATCCCAGTGGAGCTGTAGTTGTCATAGGAACGCACTCCGGAAGGTCAGCGATGTCATCGCTGTgtctgcttctgattggttgcgCCCGCCTCCCTCTCCTTCTGATTGGTCGCTCTGCACTCTTACATGTCTCCAGGTGGTTTGTTCTGGACGCCGAGAGCAAAGATCTGGTCGGGATCCACTCGGACGGCAACGAGCAACTGTCGGTTCTGCGTTTCTCAGTCGGTGGGTGGAGTCTGCTGTAACCGTGGTGATGTGAAGGGACGATGGTTCCCATCATGCCTCTCTCCCTCCATCCTGCAGATGGCAGCATGCTGGCCGTGGGGTCTCATGATAACTTCATCTACCTGTACAGCGTGTGGGAGCAGGGCCGCAGGTACAGCCGCTACGGGAAATGCTCGGTGAGTTCCTATTGGTCGGCTCCCTGCCCTCTAATTGGCTAATAGGTCAGAGTGCAGAACCACAGCCACGCTTGGTTCCGTCCAATCAGAACCCAGGTTTTCAAGACCAGAACTAGAAGTAGGACCAGAACCAAGAATaagaccaagaccagaaccAGTCCACCATCATCAGGTGTTGCAAATGTCCTGATTCCCCTGAATGTCTCTCCAGGGTCATTCCAGCTACATCACACACCTGGACTGGTCACCTGACAACAAGTTCATCATGTCCAACTCTGGGGACTACGAGATCCTCTACTGTGAGTGCGCACACTGATGCCGCAATGAAGTACTCCCGTAGTACCCCTGTAGTACTCCCGTAGTACTCCCATAGTTCCCCTTTAGTACCCCTGTAGTACTCCCGTAGTACCCCCGTAGTTCCCCTTTAGTACTCCGGTAATACCCCTTTAGTACTCCCGTAGTACTGTGTGTATTTCCAGGGGACATCCAGAACGGCTGCCAGCTGATCCGGAACCGCTCTGAGTGCAAAGACATCGACTGGGCCACCTACACCTGTGTGCTGGGATACCACGTGTTTGGTCAGTGCTCTGCTGGGGCCGGGTCGGTTTTgaaggttctgatggttctgatggaAGCTGCTGTGTTCCAGGCGTCTGGCCCGAAGGTTCTGATGGTACCGACATCAACGCTCTGGTGAGGTCCCACAACAGGAAGGTGATCGCACTGGCGGACGACTTCTGCAAGGTTCACCTGTTCGCCTACCCCTGCTCCAGATTCAAGGTGGGtccagaaccggaaccggaaCCGGCCGGCGCGTTCCGACGGACTAACCGCTGTCTCCGCAGGCACCCAGCCACAAGTACAGCGCCCACAGCAGTCACGTGACCAACGTCAGCTTCCTGCACAGCGACAGCCACCTGATCTCCACAGGCGGGAAGGACACCAGCGTCATGCAGTGGCGGCTCGTCAGGAAGCTGGTCGACGCCCCCAAGCCCGCCGCGCGCCGACCCAACACGGCCGGCGACCCTGCTGGAGACACGGCCGCCACAAACGCAGCCGGCGAAGCGGCCGCCACGCAGCCTCTGGCCGGACCCGACCCGGCCGCCGCCGAGAACCCGGACCCATCGAACCGGGTCGCCGCAGAAGGAACCCCGCCCCCCTCGGACAGCACGCTGAGCCTGAAGGACAGCCTGGAGACGAGCGACGACACGGCAACGCCGAGCGACGAGGGCCTGCCTCCCCTCACTCCGCCCTCCTAGAGGGGGCGGGGCCTCTTCCAGGTC containing:
- the eml4 gene encoding echinoderm microtubule-associated protein-like 4 isoform X1: MDGFTGSLDDSMSATSVSDVNDRLSALELRVQQQEDELTVMKAALADVLRRLAASEDSGANRKQHGAKGGAAMREASSLSCIANGGTPGRKRDSASVTRKETVSSAAKSGSEKKKEASGQRSHMEEIQEHEEAPPLKEPSPNHSSPILSHLPQRSAPPPDFAKGHAPKRGPSVKRSSGMERSQSSNWDSAEKNRNKLVKAASTSKLLAKVVKNADKHKDPVVSQAKMSTREKNILAEGNSIKMFMRGRPITMFIPSDVENYDDVRAELPPERLKLEWVYGYRGRDCRANVYLLPTGEIVYFIASVAVLFSYEERTQRHYLGHTDCIKCLAIHPDKIRIASGQIAGVDKDGRALQPHVRVWDSVSLSTLQVIGLGTFERGVGSLAFSKADSGQHLSVIDDCNDHMLTVWDWQKKSKIAEIKTTTDVVLAVEFHPTDPNTIVTCGKFHIFFWAWNGNSLLRKQGLFGSHDRPKFIQCLTFRSNGDIVTGDSSGQLLVWTRNSAEAPTGKAPQAFQMRTDLRPIEAHEKGVFCMCDMRSGSLLTGGGKDRRIVLWDQQLQLDRDIEVPDQYGNIRALAEGKGDEFLVGTSRNFVLRGTFNDGFQVEVQGHTDELWGLAAHPSREQFLTCAQDQMVCLWNSLDHSLQWSRTLEEHGHCAEFHPSGAVVVIGTHSGRWFVLDAESKDLVGIHSDGNEQLSVLRFSVDGSMLAVGSHDNFIYLYSVWEQGRRYSRYGKCSGHSSYITHLDWSPDNKFIMSNSGDYEILYWDIQNGCQLIRNRSECKDIDWATYTCVLGYHVFGVWPEGSDGTDINALVRSHNRKVIALADDFCKVHLFAYPCSRFKAPSHKYSAHSSHVTNVSFLHSDSHLISTGGKDTSVMQWRLVRKLVDAPKPAARRPNTAGDPAGDTAATNAAGEAAATQPLAGPDPAAAENPDPSNRVAAEGTPPPSDSTLSLKDSLETSDDTATPSDEGLPPLTPPS
- the eml4 gene encoding echinoderm microtubule-associated protein-like 4 isoform X2; the protein is MDGFTGSLDDSMSATSVSDVNDRLSALELRVQQQEDELTVMKAALADVLRRLAASEDSGANRKQHGAKGGAAMREASSLSCIANGGTPGRKRDSASVTRKETVSSAAKSGSEKKKEASGQRSHMEEIQEHEEAPPLKEPSPNHSSPILSHLPQRSAPPPDFAKGHAPKRGPSVKRSSGMERSQSSNWDSAEKNRNKLVKAASTSKLLAKVVKNADKHKDPVVSQEGNSIKMFMRGRPITMFIPSDVENYDDVRAELPPERLKLEWVYGYRGRDCRANVYLLPTGEIVYFIASVAVLFSYEERTQRHYLGHTDCIKCLAIHPDKIRIASGQIAGVDKDGRALQPHVRVWDSVSLSTLQVIGLGTFERGVGSLAFSKADSGQHLSVIDDCNDHMLTVWDWQKKSKIAEIKTTTDVVLAVEFHPTDPNTIVTCGKFHIFFWAWNGNSLLRKQGLFGSHDRPKFIQCLTFRSNGDIVTGDSSGQLLVWTRNSAEAPTGKAPQAFQMRTDLRPIEAHEKGVFCMCDMRSGSLLTGGGKDRRIVLWDQQLQLDRDIEVPDQYGNIRALAEGKGDEFLVGTSRNFVLRGTFNDGFQVEVQGHTDELWGLAAHPSREQFLTCAQDQMVCLWNSLDHSLQWSRTLEEHGHCAEFHPSGAVVVIGTHSGRWFVLDAESKDLVGIHSDGNEQLSVLRFSVDGSMLAVGSHDNFIYLYSVWEQGRRYSRYGKCSGHSSYITHLDWSPDNKFIMSNSGDYEILYWDIQNGCQLIRNRSECKDIDWATYTCVLGYHVFGVWPEGSDGTDINALVRSHNRKVIALADDFCKVHLFAYPCSRFKAPSHKYSAHSSHVTNVSFLHSDSHLISTGGKDTSVMQWRLVRKLVDAPKPAARRPNTAGDPAGDTAATNAAGEAAATQPLAGPDPAAAENPDPSNRVAAEGTPPPSDSTLSLKDSLETSDDTATPSDEGLPPLTPPS
- the eml4 gene encoding echinoderm microtubule-associated protein-like 4 isoform X3; the protein is MDGFTGSLDDSMSATSVSDVNDRLSALELRVQQQEDELTVMKAALADVLRRLAASEDSGANRKQHGAKGGAAMREASSLSCIANGGTPGRKRDSASVTRKETVSSAAKRGPSVKRSSGMERSQSSNWDSAEKNRNKLVKAASTSKLLAKVVKNADKHKDPVVSQAKMSTREKNILAEGNSIKMFMRGRPITMFIPSDVENYDDVRAELPPERLKLEWVYGYRGRDCRANVYLLPTGEIVYFIASVAVLFSYEERTQRHYLGHTDCIKCLAIHPDKIRIASGQIAGVDKDGRALQPHVRVWDSVSLSTLQVIGLGTFERGVGSLAFSKADSGQHLSVIDDCNDHMLTVWDWQKKSKIAEIKTTTDVVLAVEFHPTDPNTIVTCGKFHIFFWAWNGNSLLRKQGLFGSHDRPKFIQCLTFRSNGDIVTGDSSGQLLVWTRNSAEAPTGKAPQAFQMRTDLRPIEAHEKGVFCMCDMRSGSLLTGGGKDRRIVLWDQQLQLDRDIEVPDQYGNIRALAEGKGDEFLVGTSRNFVLRGTFNDGFQVEVQGHTDELWGLAAHPSREQFLTCAQDQMVCLWNSLDHSLQWSRTLEEHGHCAEFHPSGAVVVIGTHSGRWFVLDAESKDLVGIHSDGNEQLSVLRFSVDGSMLAVGSHDNFIYLYSVWEQGRRYSRYGKCSGHSSYITHLDWSPDNKFIMSNSGDYEILYWDIQNGCQLIRNRSECKDIDWATYTCVLGYHVFGVWPEGSDGTDINALVRSHNRKVIALADDFCKVHLFAYPCSRFKAPSHKYSAHSSHVTNVSFLHSDSHLISTGGKDTSVMQWRLVRKLVDAPKPAARRPNTAGDPAGDTAATNAAGEAAATQPLAGPDPAAAENPDPSNRVAAEGTPPPSDSTLSLKDSLETSDDTATPSDEGLPPLTPPS